One window from the genome of Aeromonas sp. FDAARGOS 1405 encodes:
- the acs gene encoding acetate--CoA ligase — translation MSESKVYPVKPHISSNALLDKGDYAAMYQASVEDPETFWGEQGKILDWMKPYSKVKNTSYDPGHVSIKWFEDGQLNVSANCLDRHLAERGDKVAIIWEGDNPAEDRKLTYRELHAEVCKFANVLKAQGVHRGDVVCLYMPMVPEAAIAMLACTRIGAVHSIVFGGFSPEALAGRIIDSGSRIVITADEGLRGGRPVPLKKNVDEALTNPDTQVNKVIVLKRTGGNIAWHSHRDIWWHEATAAVSSDCPPEAMNAEDPLFILYTSGSTGKPKGVLHTTGGYLVYATLTFKYVFDYHEEDIYWCTADVGWVTGHSYLVYGPLANGATTIMFEGVPNYPATNRMSQVVDKHQVTILYTAPTAIRALMAKGNEAVTGTSRQSLRIMGSVGEPINPEAWEWYYRTIGDERCPIVDTWWQTETGGILITPLPGVTDLKPGSATKPFFGVQPALVDNMGEPLEGATEGNLVITDSWPGQMRTVFGDHERFEQTYFSTFPGRYFTGDGARRDEDGYYWITGRVDDVLNVSGHRMGTAEIESALVAHPKIAEAAVVGVPHEIKGQGIYAYVTLIAGEEPSRELHKEVKEWVRKEIGAIATPDVIHWAEGLPKTRSGKIMRRILRKIATGETDSLGDISTLADPGVVDKLIREKSEAA, via the coding sequence TCTACCCGGTCAAACCCCACATCAGCAGCAATGCACTGCTAGACAAGGGCGACTACGCCGCCATGTATCAGGCCTCCGTCGAGGATCCCGAGACCTTCTGGGGAGAGCAGGGAAAAATCCTCGACTGGATGAAACCCTATAGCAAGGTCAAAAACACCTCCTACGATCCGGGCCATGTCTCCATCAAATGGTTTGAAGATGGCCAGCTCAACGTCTCCGCCAACTGCCTCGATCGCCATCTCGCCGAACGGGGCGACAAGGTTGCCATCATCTGGGAAGGGGACAACCCCGCCGAAGATCGCAAACTCACTTACCGCGAGCTGCACGCCGAAGTGTGCAAATTTGCCAACGTATTGAAAGCTCAGGGGGTACACCGCGGCGATGTGGTCTGCCTCTACATGCCCATGGTACCGGAAGCAGCTATCGCCATGCTGGCCTGTACCCGCATCGGCGCGGTACACAGCATAGTATTCGGCGGCTTCTCGCCGGAAGCGCTGGCTGGTCGCATCATCGACTCGGGCTCCCGCATCGTGATCACCGCCGACGAAGGGCTGCGTGGTGGCCGCCCGGTGCCACTCAAGAAGAATGTGGATGAAGCGCTCACCAACCCGGATACCCAGGTCAACAAGGTGATCGTGCTCAAGCGCACCGGTGGTAATATCGCCTGGCACAGCCACCGCGACATCTGGTGGCACGAAGCAACCGCAGCCGTCAGCAGCGACTGCCCACCCGAAGCGATGAATGCCGAAGATCCGCTCTTTATCCTCTATACCTCCGGCTCCACCGGCAAACCCAAAGGGGTGCTGCACACCACCGGCGGTTATCTGGTCTATGCCACCCTCACCTTCAAATATGTGTTCGACTACCACGAAGAGGATATCTACTGGTGTACCGCCGACGTGGGCTGGGTCACCGGTCACTCCTATCTGGTCTACGGGCCGCTCGCCAACGGCGCCACCACCATCATGTTCGAAGGGGTGCCCAACTACCCGGCCACCAACCGCATGAGTCAGGTGGTGGACAAGCATCAGGTCACCATCCTCTATACCGCACCGACCGCCATCCGTGCCCTGATGGCCAAGGGCAACGAAGCGGTCACCGGCACCTCCCGCCAGAGCCTGCGCATCATGGGGTCAGTGGGTGAACCCATCAACCCAGAAGCCTGGGAGTGGTACTACCGCACCATTGGCGACGAGCGCTGCCCCATCGTCGATACCTGGTGGCAGACCGAGACTGGCGGCATCCTCATCACCCCGCTGCCCGGCGTCACCGACCTGAAACCGGGTTCGGCTACCAAACCGTTCTTCGGCGTACAGCCTGCGCTGGTCGACAACATGGGCGAACCGCTGGAGGGAGCCACCGAGGGCAACCTGGTGATCACCGACTCCTGGCCGGGTCAGATGCGCACCGTGTTCGGGGATCACGAACGCTTCGAGCAGACCTACTTCTCCACCTTCCCGGGCCGCTACTTCACCGGCGATGGTGCCCGTCGCGACGAGGACGGCTACTACTGGATCACCGGTCGGGTGGATGATGTACTGAACGTCTCCGGCCACCGCATGGGTACCGCCGAAATTGAATCGGCGCTGGTGGCCCATCCCAAGATCGCCGAAGCGGCGGTGGTAGGGGTTCCTCACGAGATCAAGGGTCAGGGCATCTACGCCTATGTCACCCTGATCGCCGGGGAAGAGCCGAGCCGCGAGCTGCACAAAGAGGTGAAGGAGTGGGTGCGCAAGGAGATTGGCGCCATCGCCACGCCAGATGTCATTCACTGGGCGGAGGGGCTGCCGAAGACCCGCTCCGGCAAGATCATGCGCCGGATCTTGCGCAAGATCGCCACCGGCGAAACCGACAGTTTGGGGGATATCTCCACCCTGGCGGATCCGGGTGTGGTGGACAAGCTGATCCGCGAGAAGTCGGAAGCAGCCTGA
- the aroQ gene encoding type II 3-dehydroquinate dehydratase, which produces MSQNHRILLLNGPNLNLLGKREPGIYGSKTLDEIVADLKLNASELGVTLEHLQSNAEHELVSRIHQAMGQVDFIIINPAAFTHTSVAIRDALLGVAIPFIEVHLSNVHAREPFRHHSYLSDVAKGVICGLGADGYQFALTAAVRHLHAA; this is translated from the coding sequence ATGTCGCAAAATCACCGTATTCTCCTGCTCAACGGACCAAACCTGAATCTGCTGGGCAAACGGGAACCGGGCATCTACGGCAGCAAGACGCTTGATGAGATCGTCGCCGATCTGAAGCTCAACGCCAGCGAACTCGGTGTCACTCTGGAACATCTGCAATCCAACGCCGAACATGAGTTGGTCAGCCGCATCCATCAGGCCATGGGTCAGGTGGATTTCATCATCATCAATCCAGCCGCCTTCACTCACACCAGCGTCGCCATCCGCGATGCGCTGCTGGGTGTCGCCATCCCCTTTATCGAGGTTCACCTGTCAAACGTTCATGCCAGGGAGCCATTCCGTCATCACTCCTATCTGTCTGATGTCGCCAAAGGGGTCATTTGTGGTCTGGGGGCCGATGGCTATCAATTCGCTTTAACCGCGGCCGTGCGCCATCTGCACGCGGCTTGA
- the accB gene encoding acetyl-CoA carboxylase biotin carboxyl carrier protein, with protein MDIRKIKKLIELVEESGIAELEISEGEESVRISRNFAGQVTAAPQMIMQQAAAPVAAPAAAPVSAAPAADAAPSGHLMRSPMVGSFYRSSSPEAKPFVEVGQQVNVGDTLCIVEAMKMMNQIESDKAGVIKAILVENGQAVEFDEPLFIIE; from the coding sequence ATGGATATCCGCAAAATCAAGAAGCTGATTGAACTGGTTGAAGAGTCCGGCATCGCCGAACTGGAGATCTCCGAAGGTGAAGAGTCCGTTCGCATCAGCCGCAACTTCGCAGGCCAGGTCACTGCCGCACCGCAGATGATCATGCAGCAAGCAGCCGCTCCGGTTGCCGCTCCAGCCGCCGCCCCGGTTTCCGCTGCGCCGGCCGCAGATGCCGCACCGAGCGGTCACCTGATGCGCTCTCCCATGGTTGGCTCCTTCTACCGCTCCTCCAGCCCGGAAGCCAAGCCGTTCGTGGAAGTGGGTCAGCAAGTCAATGTCGGCGATACCCTGTGCATCGTCGAAGCCATGAAAATGATGAACCAAATCGAGTCTGACAAGGCCGGTGTGATCAAAGCGATCCTGGTTGAAAATGGTCAGGCCGTCGAATTTGACGAGCCGCTGTTCATCATCGAATAA
- the accC gene encoding acetyl-CoA carboxylase biotin carboxylase subunit, giving the protein MLDKVVIANRGEIALRILRACKELGIKTVAVHSTADRELKHVLLADESICIGKPASTDSYLNVPAIIAAAEVTGAVAIHPGYGFLSENADFAEVVEKSGFIFIGPRAETIRLMGDKVSAIEAMKKAGVPCVPGSDGPVDNDTKRNAAIAKRIGYPVIIKAAGGGGGRGMRVVRSEAELASAIALTKSEAGQFFKNDMVYMEKYLENPRHIEIQVLADGQGNALYLGERDCSMQRRHQKVVEEAPAPGITAEMRKFIGERCVRACIEIGYRGAGTFEFLYENGEFYFIEMNTRIQVEHPVTEMVTGIDLIKEQLRIAAGQPLSITQQDIRIRGHAIECRINAEDPATFMPSPGLVQRFHAPGGLGVRWDSHIYAGYKVPPHYDSMIGKLICYGENRDIAIARMRHALDELVVEGIKTNVPLQKEIMKDENFQHGGTNIHYLHKKLGL; this is encoded by the coding sequence ATGTTGGACAAAGTAGTCATCGCCAACCGCGGTGAAATTGCCCTGCGGATCCTGCGCGCCTGCAAAGAGCTCGGGATCAAGACAGTGGCCGTTCACTCCACCGCCGACCGGGAGCTCAAACATGTGCTGCTGGCCGACGAATCCATCTGTATCGGCAAACCAGCCAGTACCGACTCCTACCTCAACGTTCCGGCTATCATCGCCGCCGCCGAGGTGACCGGTGCCGTGGCCATCCACCCGGGTTACGGCTTCCTCTCCGAGAACGCCGATTTTGCCGAAGTGGTCGAAAAATCCGGCTTCATCTTCATCGGCCCGCGCGCCGAGACCATCCGCCTGATGGGTGACAAAGTCTCCGCCATCGAAGCGATGAAGAAGGCAGGCGTACCGTGTGTACCGGGCTCTGACGGTCCGGTGGACAACGACACCAAGCGCAACGCCGCCATTGCCAAGCGCATCGGCTATCCGGTGATCATCAAGGCCGCCGGTGGCGGCGGTGGTCGTGGCATGCGCGTGGTACGCAGCGAGGCCGAGCTAGCCTCCGCCATTGCCCTAACCAAATCCGAAGCAGGCCAGTTCTTCAAGAACGACATGGTCTACATGGAGAAGTACCTGGAAAACCCGCGCCACATCGAAATTCAGGTGTTGGCAGACGGCCAGGGCAACGCCCTCTATCTGGGCGAGCGTGACTGCTCCATGCAGCGTCGCCACCAGAAAGTGGTGGAAGAGGCGCCGGCACCCGGCATCACCGCCGAAATGCGCAAGTTCATCGGCGAGCGCTGTGTGCGCGCCTGTATCGAGATCGGCTACCGCGGTGCGGGTACTTTCGAGTTCCTGTACGAGAACGGCGAGTTCTATTTCATCGAAATGAACACCCGTATCCAGGTTGAGCATCCGGTCACCGAGATGGTCACCGGTATCGATCTGATCAAGGAGCAGCTGCGCATCGCCGCCGGTCAGCCCCTGTCGATCACCCAGCAGGATATCCGCATCCGTGGTCATGCCATCGAGTGCCGGATCAACGCCGAAGATCCGGCCACCTTCATGCCCTCTCCGGGTCTGGTGCAGCGCTTCCACGCGCCGGGTGGTCTGGGCGTGCGTTGGGACTCCCACATCTATGCCGGTTACAAGGTACCGCCCCACTATGATTCGATGATCGGCAAGCTGATCTGCTACGGCGAGAATCGTGACATTGCCATCGCCCGCATGCGCCATGCGCTGGACGAGCTGGTAGTGGAAGGGATCAAGACCAACGTACCGCTGCAAAAAGAGATCATGAAAGACGAAAACTTCCAGCACGGTGGCACCAATATCCACTACCTGCACAAGAAGTTAGGTCTGTAA